In Desulfovibrio sp. X2, a single window of DNA contains:
- a CDS encoding sulfite exporter TauE/SafE family protein, with the protein MKRKVVLFSALAALAVLLLAAATAHAGGLADAIAQAPQGTEPGQIDPTKAAGFLGIAGAPTVNSIVALFWAVWVGWIFSTVGAFGGVMAGVGHISVYGLGNYAKTFKKTAPTLNKMLTDSIRASNQYLVGLSALISSINYYKMGRLVLPLGLTLGAGSLLGAWGSNMLSAGKLSFSQYQGYFGLFVLVLGCYLFWETSPAGQASKKKAKEAAKAFEASMKEQKAGGKVDMAAQGVRVKSFSLSRCVFTFFGVEFDFNPLLPVLGGIVISAISAFLGVGGGFMIVPFLTSVTQLPMYIAAGTSALAVLISMITSIATLMTKGTPIDFGMVGIELVGIFVGSLIGPRTSKYFSDIWLKRLFIVLALYVGIDYVLRGFFNYRIFG; encoded by the coding sequence ATGAAGCGGAAGGTAGTGCTTTTCTCGGCCCTGGCCGCCCTGGCGGTCCTTCTCCTGGCCGCGGCCACCGCGCACGCGGGCGGCCTGGCCGATGCCATCGCCCAGGCGCCGCAGGGCACGGAGCCCGGGCAGATCGATCCCACCAAGGCCGCCGGGTTCCTGGGCATCGCGGGCGCGCCCACGGTGAACAGCATCGTGGCCCTGTTCTGGGCCGTGTGGGTGGGCTGGATCTTCTCCACGGTCGGCGCCTTCGGCGGCGTCATGGCCGGCGTCGGCCACATCTCGGTCTACGGCCTGGGCAACTACGCCAAGACCTTCAAGAAGACCGCGCCCACACTGAACAAGATGCTGACCGACTCGATCCGCGCCTCGAACCAGTATCTGGTCGGCCTCTCGGCCCTCATCTCGTCCATCAACTACTACAAGATGGGCCGCCTGGTGCTGCCGCTCGGCCTGACGCTCGGCGCGGGCTCGCTGCTCGGCGCCTGGGGCTCGAACATGCTCTCCGCGGGCAAGCTCTCCTTCTCGCAGTACCAGGGCTACTTCGGCCTCTTCGTCCTGGTGCTCGGCTGCTACCTCTTCTGGGAGACCTCCCCCGCGGGCCAGGCGTCCAAGAAGAAGGCCAAGGAGGCGGCCAAGGCCTTCGAGGCGAGCATGAAGGAGCAGAAGGCGGGCGGCAAGGTGGACATGGCCGCGCAGGGCGTGCGCGTGAAGTCCTTCTCCCTGTCGCGCTGCGTGTTCACCTTCTTCGGCGTGGAGTTCGACTTCAACCCGCTCCTGCCGGTTCTCGGCGGCATCGTCATCTCCGCCATCTCCGCCTTCCTGGGCGTGGGCGGCGGCTTCATGATCGTGCCCTTCCTGACCTCCGTGACCCAGCTGCCCATGTACATCGCCGCGGGCACCTCGGCCCTGGCCGTGCTCATCTCCATGATCACGTCCATCGCCACCCTCATGACCAAGGGCACGCCCATCGACTTCGGCATGGTCGGCATCGAGCTGGTCGGCATCTTCGTGGGCTCGCTCATCGGCCCGCGCACCTCCAAGTACTTCTCCGACATCTGGCTCAAGCGCCTCTTCATCGTCCTCGCGCTCTACGTGGGCATCGACTACGTGCTGCGCGGCTTCTTCAACTACCGCATCTTCGGCTAG